The DNA region CACCGAGGTCGCCTTCTACCTGGCGCTGCCCCTGGTGGTGCGGCTGCTCACGCCGCGCGACCGCCTGGACGTACGCCGCGTGCTGGTCGTCTCGCTCCTGCTCGCGGTCGGCGGCGTGGTGTTCGCGGCCGGCGCCCGGAGCTGGTTCGACCAGCCGTTCGCGGCCGAGTGGCTGCCGGCCTACCTGCCGTGGTTCCTGGCCGGCACCGCGCTCGCGGCGTGCTCGGTCGACCCGGGCATGCGGGCGCGGTTGGACCGCGCGGCCCGCGACCTCGCCGGCTGGTGGCTGCTCGCCCTGGGGCTCTTCGTGGCCGCCTGCACGCCGATCACCGGCCCGACCGGGCTCGTGGACGCCCCCACGCCGGCCGAGTCGGCGCTCAAGTGTGTGCTCTACGGCGCGGTGGCGGTCTGCGTGATCTTCCCGCTGGTCTTCGGGCCCGAGCTCGAAGGCACCGTACGCCGCTGGCTGGCCGGTCCGGTGCCCAGCGCGCTGGGCGAGATCTCCTACGGCATCTTCTCGATGCACATGTTCGTGCTGCTCATGGGCATGGAGCTGCTCGGCTTCGGCACCTTCAACGACCGCTTCTGGACGGTCCTGGGGATGACGCTCGTCATCACCATCCCGGTCGCCGCCCTCTCCTACCTCTTCTTCGAGCGCAGGGTGATGCGGCTGCGCAGCTGGCGCCCCTCGGTGCTCAGGCCCTCGCGCAAGCCGGAGCCGGAACCCGAGCGTGGCCCCGCGGAGGCGGAGGCCGCCACGAGCACGACCGCGGCCAGCGAGAGCGCCTGAGCCGTCCAGGCGGGCGGGTCCCACGGCAGGTCCCAGGCGGTCGGGAGGATCTCGACGGCGAGGGCGCCGGCGAGCAGTGCGGCCCCGGAGCCGACGGCCAGGAGACGTACGACCGCCGCGCGGCGGCCGGTCACCCGGGGCAGCAGCCAGGCCACCACGGCGGCCAGCGCACCCCACCAGCCGGCGAGAAGACCGGCCACGAGGATCAGCAGCCCGCCGTCGTACCACCGCCACGGCGCAGCCACCGGGAACAGCTCGAGGCTGGGCGGGGTGCCGCGGCGGCGCCATGAGGTCACCAGCGCGAGCGCCAGGACCAGCGCCGCGCCGCCCGCACCGGCGAGCAGCCCGGCACGGTAGGTGCCCTCGGGGGCGAAGCCGAAACGTACCTCTCCCGCTGCTCCGGCGGGGACGATCCAGCCCTGCTGCCAGCCGTCGACCCGCTGGGCGCGCAGGGCCTTGCCGTCCAGGGTCGCGGTGGCACCGGTGTTGATGTTCTGCGGGAGCACGAGGACCCGGTCGTAGGTCTCCGCCGAGACGGTCGCCGAGACCGCGGCGTCGCGCTCGTCCCGCTCCACCTCGACCGCGGCCGGGGGCTCGGCTTCCGCGATCACCTCGGCGCTGAGCTCGAGGCTGTCGAACCGAAGCGCACCACCTGCCGAAGAGGAGCCCGAGGCGATCGGGGCCGGGTCGGCGAGGAGCGTGTTCTCACCGGCGACCAGCGCGAGCGGTGTCGTGCCGCAGACCTTCAGGGACGCCTCACCGCCGCGCAGCAGGTCGGAGAGCGACCCGTCGACCGACGTACGCAGCAGCCGGTCGCCGACGCGGATGTGGGGCCCGTCGGCGCAGCCCGCCCGCAGCCGCCCGTCGCCGAGCGCACGACCGTTGACCTGCAGCTCGGAGATGCCGGCCGGCAGCTCGGTGGCGTCGGCCAGGCTCGAGGGCTGGTCGTAGGCGGGGTCGGTCTCGGTGATCCGGATCCGGAGCCGGTCGGTGCGCCAGCCCTTGGGCACGGCGACGTCGCCGTCCTCGCCGACCTCGCGGGTGACCGTGCGCTTGGGGCGGCGCAGGTCGGTGATCTCGACCTCGGTGGGGATGCTGACCGGGGCGGCCTCGTTGACGACGAGCCGCAGCGACCGGATCCGCTGCCGTTCGGGCAGCCGGAGAGTCACCGCGGCCGGGTCGGTCGACGGAGCGCGCCAGGAGGTGCCGTCGTCGCCGTCGATCATCGCGAGCGCCGACTGGGCGATGTCGCCACTGCTCGGGGCGGTGATGTCGACACGGGTGAGGGCCGCGGCGGCCTCGGCGTAGGCGTGATCGCGGCGCAGCGACACCGTGCCGCTGACGTGGAAGGACTGGTCGCGGGTCAGGGTGACCAGCCGGTCGAGGTTGTCGCCGTCGTCTCCGGTGTCGGCCAGGAACGGCTCGCAGTAGAGCACGCCTTCCTGGTCGATGCAGCCGCTGCGGTCGGTGTCGCGGCCGAGCCGGATCTTGCGGATCGTGGTGTCGTCGGGGGGCGTGGGCAGCGCGACCAGGCGCTGCGCGTCGACGCCCTCGATGTCGAGCTCGCTGATCCCCCAGGGCCCGTAGGCGGTGGCGCCGCGGGCGGTGATGGTGAGGTTGCGCGCGCTGAACCCGGTCAGGTCGTACGTCGCCTCCGCCCCCGGCTGCGGGGCATAGACCTTGCGCATCTGGGCGCCGGCGACGAGCTCGAGCCGCTCGACCCCGACGACGTTGTCGGGCAGCCTGATGGTGACCCTGCCGAGGTCGGTCTCGTCCTCGAAGCGCACCCGGAGCCAGGCGCCCTCGGGGCTGTGTCCCCATCCGGTCTCGGTGCGCCATGCAGTGTCGGGGTCACCGTCGAGCGCGGCCGAGGGGGCCCGGCCCCGGTCGACCGGGAGATCGCTCGGGGTCGCCGCGGAGCTGGAGACCTCGACGGCCTCGACACCGCGCCAGACCATGGTGCTCTGCCACCGCTCCTGGTCCTCCAGGTAGCGGTGGAAGCTCTCGGGCTGATCGGAGTCGACGCCCTCCTCGGCGGTGCGGGTCGAGGAGGAGTTGGCGCGGACACCGGAGAAGATGGTCGTACGCCGCCGCTGCCCGTCGGTGAGGATGACGTCGGGCTTCTCCCCTGCCATGTCGTCGGCCGACCGGGTGTCGTCGGCGGTCAGCACCGCCTGGGCGCCGCTGGCGGGCTCGCCGGGGTCGCCCATCACGGTCGTGCGAGCGGGGATCAGGGTGGCTCCGGCCGACGCGTCGTCGACCCGGTAGATCTCGATCGGGGGGTACTCCCCCGCCAGTCCTCCGTCGACGAGCACCCGGGTGCCGTTCTCGCGGTGGTAGGTGGTGTTGCCGAAGTCGGAGCCGAACCGCGCCTCCCGGGTCAGGCCGGGCGACTGGTCCAGGGTCGCGTGCACCAGCGAGGGCGGCGGGGCTCCGGTGGTGCCCCAGTGCAGGTCGTTGCGGACCAGCAGGCGGGTGACGCCGGCCTTGGCCAGCATCGGCGCGAGATCCGCGCTCGCGGTGCCGCGCTCGAGCTCCTCGGTGACCCGGTCGAGCCAGACGACGTTGCCGGGCTCGGCCAGGGGCACCACGCCGCGTACGGCCCAGCGGGAGTCGGCGTAGGGCTGCAGCACCTCGTCGTGGGTGCTGCCCCACAGGTAGTCGCCGAACCGGGCCGCCGGGAGCACCAGGGTGACGCCGCCGTCGTCGGTCTCGGTGAGGTGGTCGGCCGCGTCGGTCCAGAAGCCCGGCACGTTCTCGATCGACCCCGGCGGCGGCACCTGGCCACGCACCCAGGGCACGGCCAGTCCGGCCAGCGAGGCGGCCACAGCGATGACGAACACGGTCCGCAGCCACTGCGCGGCCCTGGTGCTCGTCCCCGAGGCGCGCGCCAGGCCGGCACGGAAGAGGATGGTCTCGACGGCGAGCACGACCCCGGCCGCCAGCCCGAGGCGGAGCACGGCGTCGTACTTGTGGCTGTTGCGCACCGCGGCCAGGGCACCGTCGACGAGGTCCTGACGGGCCTCGGCGCCCCAGCCGGCCAGCGCGCCGGTGTAGCCGATCCCGACCAGGACGACGCCGGCCAGCACGCAGCCGATGAGGAACCGGCTCTCCGGGTGGCGGCGGCCGCGGCCCACGCCGGCGAGCCCCGCCAGCCCGATCGCGACGACGGCGGCGGCGTCGAGGACGAGGTAGGGCGTGGCGTGCAGGCTCTGTCCGGCCGGGTAGTAGATCGGGTCGGCGTAGGCGACCCAGTCGGAGGTGCCGAGCAGCGTCGGCAGCAGTCCGGTGGTCGAGGCGGTCACCGCCGCGGTCTCGATGTAGTCGAGGAACGGCGGGATGTAGCGGCCCTGGAGGACCAGGGGGATCGTCCACCACAGGGTGGCGAAGACGGTGAACACACCCCACAGGACGAGGGCGGCGAACCGCCGCAGGCCGGTGCGGGTCAGCAGGAAGATCACCCCGGGGACCAGCACCGCCGAGACCGCGGTCGCGTTGACCCCGCCCGCGCACGCGACCGCGAGAGCGGCCAGCGCGCACCAGCGCAGCAGGTCCTTCGTGGTGGTGGTCCCGCTGGCCCGGATGACCGCGAGCAGCACCCAGGGCGCCACCGCGGTCGGCCACAGCTCGACCGAGTTGGCACCGAGGATGGTCATCACGCGCGGCGTCAGGACGTACGCCGCGGCACCCGCGACCTGCGCCCACGGCCGCCCCAGCTGCAGCTCCCTTGCCACGGCCAGGACACCGAGGAACGCCAGGTTGAGCAGCAGCGCCCACCACAGCCGCTGGATCACCCACTCCGGCAGCTGGGCCAGCTGGCCCAGGCCGTAGAAGGGCCCCATCGGCCAGACGTAGCCGATCGCCTGGTTCTGCACCTGGCCGAAGGCGCCCTGGGCGTCCCACATGTGCAGCGCCCGGGCCAGGAAGGCCCACGGGTCGGCGCTGAGGTCGAACTTGGTGTCCGCGACGATCCGGCCCGGGGCCTGGGTGAACGTGATCGCGGTCAGGATCGCGACGTACGCCGAGATCCTCAGGGGGGAGGTGGCCGAAGGGGTCACGTCTTGCGCAGCACGAGCAGGAGGTTCCACGAGAGCACCTCCCTCACCACCGGGACCCGCATCAGCCACGCCGCCCACGCCGGGTGGTAGCGCGGAACCGCAGCCAGGATCTCGGCGTTGCCCGCCTTGCGCTGGGCGCGCGCCCAGCGCAGCCCGGCGGCGGCGGTCGCCGCGTACATCGACTCGCCGAACTTGTTCTTGGGCTCGTGGCCGTGCTCGCGCAGGTAGCGGCGGCGCGCGTAGCGGCCGCCGAGCAGGTGCCACGGGCTGGTCTCGTGGCCGCCCCAGGGGCCCCACCACAGCGTGTAGGAGCAGAAGACGACACCCCCGGGCTTGGTGACCCGGAGCATCTCGTCGAGCATCGCGGTCGGGGTCGGGACGTGCTCGAGCACGTTGGAGGAGTAGCAGGCGTCGACCGAGCCGGTGCGGACCGGCAGCCGCATCCCGTCGCCGAGCATGCTGCCCTCGGCGACGATCCCGGCACCCTGCATCTCGCCGGCGTCGGCGTCCAGCGCCAGGTAGGTCGCGCCGGCCTTCATGAAGGCGTCGCGGAAGTAGCCCGGACCGCCGCCGACGTCGAGCAGGACGGTGCCTTCGAGGGTCTCACCGTCGGTGTAGTGCGCGAGCTGGCCGACCGAGTCGGCCGCCAGCGCGGTGTAGAAGCGTGCCGGGTCGGTCTGCTCCACGCGGAAGTCGCTGAAGAGACGCACGGAGCGCCGCAGGGTCGCCTTCCAGCCGGTGCCGGCCGGGGCGTCGCGCTGGGGGTCCAGAAGGTTCGGCACGGCGGGAACCCTAACCGATTACCCCAGAGGGTGTGCATTTGGTCACGAAATGTCCTACTCTCCAGTAACTGCGTGACCCCTGGGGAGGGAGCACTCAGCAGCGGGGAACTGCGAGATCCAGGGGAGCACTGTATTTTGCGCGCCAACGAGGGAGCGCAGCTGAACGGCGGCCATGTCGCTGTGTTCAGCTGGCGCGATTCTGACAACCCGGAAGCCGGTGGGGCCGAGCTCTACCTCCACCAGATCACCGCCGGCCTGGTCGGTGCCGGAGCGCGGGTGACCGTGTTCACCGCGGCCTATCCGGGCGCTCGTGCCCGCGAGGAGCGCGACGGTGTCCGCTACGTACGCCGCGGCGGCAAGCTCAGCATCTATCTGTGGGGCGTGCTGCTGCTGGCGCTGGGCCGGCTGGGCCCGATCGGACGCGTCGACGCGGTCATCGACGTGCAGAACGGGCTGCCGTTCTTCACGCCGCTCGGCACCCGGGC from Nocardioides luteus includes:
- a CDS encoding acyltransferase family protein, with the translated sequence MDRRFLTLDALRAVGALMVVLTHVGFHTGRYPRGWTGAMLAHFDLGVALFFVVSGFLLARPWFAASAAGTPPPSTGRYLWKRALRILPLYWVVVIVCLLAAPANSDVGVGGWIANLTLTQIYTQDSHAYGLAHMWSLCTEVAFYLALPLVVRLLTPRDRLDVRRVLVVSLLLAVGGVVFAAGARSWFDQPFAAEWLPAYLPWFLAGTALAACSVDPGMRARLDRAARDLAGWWLLALGLFVAACTPITGPTGLVDAPTPAESALKCVLYGAVAVCVIFPLVFGPELEGTVRRWLAGPVPSALGEISYGIFSMHMFVLLMGMELLGFGTFNDRFWTVLGMTLVITIPVAALSYLFFERRVMRLRSWRPSVLRPSRKPEPEPERGPAEAEAATSTTAASESA
- a CDS encoding class I SAM-dependent methyltransferase — encoded protein: MPNLLDPQRDAPAGTGWKATLRRSVRLFSDFRVEQTDPARFYTALAADSVGQLAHYTDGETLEGTVLLDVGGGPGYFRDAFMKAGATYLALDADAGEMQGAGIVAEGSMLGDGMRLPVRTGSVDACYSSNVLEHVPTPTAMLDEMLRVTKPGGVVFCSYTLWWGPWGGHETSPWHLLGGRYARRRYLREHGHEPKNKFGESMYAATAAAGLRWARAQRKAGNAEILAAVPRYHPAWAAWLMRVPVVREVLSWNLLLVLRKT